GTAGTAAttgaaaatttataaaaaatgaaattatgaAACCTTTTACTTTAAAGCTAGTATTATTCATTCTTAAaagtgatttatttaaaattgattGAATTTTTGGTCTTTATACTTGCCTAGTTTTTTTTCAATATTATTTTACTCTAATTTGGACATAATTAACCCTtaattctaattaaataaaaaaatttagcccttaaataaaaaacatgtaaaatttcaTAGATggtaaagaaattaaatttattaattttacgaGTTTAGTAAAGTTGGGAATAAAACACAATCTATTACCGTATAAAACGGATAAAGTATAAATTTTGATATATGGTTATTGATGGAAGGCAGATTTAGCTTCTATTCGATGTAGAAAtataaaggcctaatacatcggTTGCTTCAGGTACTTGCTCCAAAACTTCAACTtttccctgaactttcaaaagtttcaAATGACTTATTATTATCACATTTCTCACTAGAAATTGTTGGATGCATAAATTGAAAGACACGTTGCATCACGTTTCAAAGTCCTCGCCACCTGTTAAAAAGAAAATGtcgaataaataaataaataggaaCTTTGGGCGGTTCAAGTTTTGGTGAATGCAGTTAGACTAAAATATGGGATTATTAAATACAATTGTATAAAAATAGAAGGTCatttgtaatttttaaaagttcaggatccaattaaagttttgtatcaAGTACAAAACACAACATATGTATTAAGTCAGTATTAAACCACAGGATTACCGAAATGCAATTTCAAGGCTCGTAAATGAAAGATGACTTTTTTCATGCGTAACTTTTATGTTCACGCTACCATCCAACCTTCAAGGTTCTCATAAAAAAatctgggtaaattacacccatggccactgaactttatccattttaacattgtggctatactgaacttcaattcttaacggtatgactactaaactttacactttttaacaccggtagccattcaactttaaccaagtcctcgaaatgaccgttaacgacctcaaaatgaaaatattcaaaaattaaagttgttagaACGATATTTATCATGAAGCCAcactttttattttccaaaatcgtcttttttagagctttttctctctaaaatttcactatctctctcctaaccaaacaacacctaaatgacctcaaaacgaaaattttcaagaattaaagtttcttagaatatcattaattcttcgatttttttattttcagactgtcaacggtcgttttgagacgttgagtgactaccgttgttaaagttcagtggccatggatgtaatttacccaaaaaaactCCCTTTAATCAAGCTTAAAATTGCACCATCAATTAAACGCTGGGCTTAAAATTACACTGTTTTATATATAAAGGCTAAGGGGGTGTTTGGCTACTTCATTTTCTCCTCATTTTTACCCTTTCACTCTAAATGtaagagttttagatgtttTGTTAGATCACATATTTGTCTTTTATAactaaaaaatagttttttacaaaaacattctattttttgaaaaacaattttttctaACAACAAATAACATTAAACCGCACGTAAACTAAACGTGCTCTAATTCTACTATTCTCAAGTAATAGTATAGCTAAATTTATTCATTATCTCCATCTACAGTAGATCATCTAAAAAGTCTAGGATGTAAAATCCTAGACTTAAAATTTGGATTCCACGTGTAAGATAGAAAGTTCTTGAATATACCGAAATTGCcctcaattttatttttgagtTTTTCTGGTTGTTAGCCTATATATATGGACGACTGCCTGGCAGTTGAATTCAAGAGGATAGGGGTAGTGATGTCCGATTGAAAGATATCTCCCAATTCCTGAATTCAAGAGTTCAAATCTTTACTTCAAACAGAACAGCAACAGAGGTGAAAAAAACAGTAGGTAGAATTTGTCTCACACTTTTCCCAAATTACTGTTTTTCATTTTACAGACAGTCTAATTTTCTCTGAATTTCTCAATTAAGGTAGTGTTTGTTTCccgagaaaaaaaaaagaagaatcttGGGAGAAAAAGAAAATGTCTGCAATCATATTACCTGATGTTGTTCCTCCTACAACTTGGGACTGTGAGAGTCTCAGAAAAGCTATCCAAGGTCTGTCTCtgtctctctttttttttggttaattacatatAGATGTCCTCTGGTTTCGCGGATTTGCAGATTGATACttgttgtcttttttttttttttttttttgcaaacgcaaTTCCGTGATTTGTAAAATTCAGAATTTGGCTGATAACGACCTCGAAATAGAAAAATTCAAGAatcaaatgatattttaaacaactttaattgaCTTTTGAGGTTTTAAGTcatttagattttgtttttttcgaagagagaaagttaattttttagagagaaaaaactaaaaaaatgatgattttgaaaaataagaaatgtaattacatagtaaatatgatactaaacaattttaatttttgaaaattttcattttgagatcattatcggtcaaatttggtaaaataaaaaaaatgcacaattcttgtaaagaaaaatatcaaaggTACCAATCTGCAAATTCGTGTAAccagtgtaattaaaaaaattttatGCTTTTTGGTTCTTTGaatttcttgattttcttttttctgatTTTGCCTTTTGCAAAGTTTAAATCTTTAGTTGTATGAgataattttcaaattattatcTTGAATGGGTTGATAATCATATATTCTTACTATCAAAGGCAGAGCAAGGAGGTGCACAAGATTCCTTGCACTCTCGCCGCCGGTATTCACCTGTTGTACTCCGGCCACGGGAATTCACTCGGGTAGGGGTCCTCTACACGTAGATATTCAAAatccgggtaaattacatacgtggtgtacaacttttgccCTATTTCATAATTTGgtatacaaccttcaattttgcataaAAATCTAATCTTTTGGTGACGTCTTATTAAAGTGTACAACTGATAATTGTGACCGATCAACTGTCACGTCAAAAATTTGAcctccctaaaataaaaaattgaccAGTCAATGCGAAGTGTAGTCAAAATTGCTGAATGGCGCGTTGACTTCGCGTTGACAGGTCATAATTACCTGTTGTACTCACCAAAAGGTTATATAGTTTTATGTGTAAAATTAAAGGTTATACACCAAACTGTGAAAAAtgataaaggttgtacaccacgtatgtaaatTACCCACCAAAATCCAATATCCTaggttcacggttttaaaaCACTTCTACATGTATTAGAAATTGTCACTATTTTTTCATTTCCGATTTGGGATTCGGTTCATTTATACTCTATCGCCCTCTCTTTGGAACAGAGTCagttgaactaaaagtttaagttGAGCCAATAAtagattttattattatctttaataCATTCTCTCACGTGAATGCACTCGAGGAGGGGTAGTTCCAAGTGGTCCTCTATTTTGGAGGTGACTTTAATAACCTGGTCCAATAACGTGTAGATATTGTCTTCAAAACCAACATATTAGACATCACGGCTTTAAAATGTCCATACATATATTAGAAATTAATTTAGTTAAGAGtcaataatagtttttattattatatctaACACATTCCCTCACGTGAATGCACTCGGGGAGGGGTAGTTCCAGGTGGTCCTCTACCTTGGAGGGTCTGACTTTTACAACCCGATCCAATACGATGTACATATTGTCCACTTTGATCAAAATTTAACACCTTATAggtctcacggctttaaaacgcctCTACACATATTAGAAATCACCTTACTAATAAGTTTCACTATCTCTATTTCCGATTTGGTATTCAGTTCATCCATGCCCTATCGTCATCCCGCTCTTATCAAGTAGCCAGTAGATCTAAAAGTTCAACCAGATCGTTCAGGGCCAataatagcttttattattatctctaacatatCCCCTCACTTGAATGCCCTCAGGGCTTCAAGCGTATACAAGGCAAGTCTATTTTACCATGTGGTCGAATTTAATCAATAAATGGAGTTGTCAAGATTCTAATACTCGAACACATGGTTTAAGAAGTTCTAGTACCATGTAAAAGaaccaattgaattaaaagattAAACCAATAGTTAATGCCTAAGAATAGCTTTTCTTATTATTATCTCTGGCATCTCTTTACTCACCTTCTACCTCAGCTATAGACCGGGTCGTTATAGGCTCATCAGCTTCCGTCTAGTTCGTCTTCGAACTAACACATATACATAGAGAGTCATGTGATACCAAACGTAATGATCTAGTCAAATACCATTTAAATATTATCCATTTTGGTTTTAATCCAAGACTTTGTtctcacggttttaaaacgtgttTATATATCAAAAATTCACATTATTAATAAGTCTCAGTCACCTTCTCGTCATTTCCGATGTAGAAATTTAGTTCAATCATACCTTCATCGCCGTCCTTTAGGTTAATTCGCTCCTTGCTCATGTCCTACAtcacccactccggaccaaaTCGGGTGCTGCAATTGCAACTTTCTTATTATATTTTCCAACGCATTCCCTCgaatttcttatttatagaaCTTGTGACAAATTGGGCTAAACATATGCAAATTAGCGACATATTATTCGGTCTGATTCGTAATCTCGAAAAATATGTGTTTCTTACTAAATTTTTGTTTACCGATCCCCAAGTTCTTGGTTTCGGTTCCGGTtcttattgtgtttttttggtTATGGATTAGGGAATGATAAGAAGACAATTATAAAGATATTAGGACACAGAACAGCAAATCAAAGAAAGGTTATAAGAGAGACTTATGAGAAACTCTACAAAGAATCTCTCATTGACAATCTTCAAGCTAAGCTCTCTGGTGATTTTGGAGTAAGTTACTTTTTCTCTCTTAAGTTAATTCATATTATATGATAGTCTATAAATTAAGGTTCAGACAAATTAAAGTTCGGGTGATTAATTAACTCACTAGGTTCATATTTAATACATAATCTAGCTTGTTTAAAACATGATAAGCGATAAATTAAGGTTCTGACAAATTAAGGTtttggtggttaattaactcACTGGGTTTATATCTAATACATAATTGAGCCAGTTTAATACATGATAGTCGATAAATTTTTCTAAGTTTGGTCAGAACGACTGAATCTTACTTTTATAGTccaaatttagcctatttaatggataaattacatacgtggtgtataacctttgtcatttttcacattttggtgtacagccttcaattttgcacaacACAAAACTGTACAACATTTTGATGACCTCCTACTAAAGTGTATAGACATAAAAGTCAACCCGCCACGTCAGTAATGTGAACACCATAAAAGTCAAAATTACTGAATGGCGTGTTGACTTTGCATTGACCGGTCAACTTTTAGCTTTAAGGAGatcaaattgctgatgtggtgcgTTGACCAGTCACAATTACCAGCTGTATACTTTCGTGGGAGGTTgccaaaaggttgtacaccactaTCAGTGGCGGAGGCAACCCCATGCTTGGACGGTCGGAGCTCTCCCTGCTCCGACGAAACTCTGAGCAGGGTGCTGCCTCCGTCGAAATTAGGCCCCCTTTCTCTTCGACCTTCTCCTTCTTTTCTAAAGTTTGAaccctttctttctttctttattttcaattctCCCTCCCCCTTTCTCCGTTCACTGTGCCCTCAGCGATGAAATCTGCCCCTTTCTCATCGCTCCACTGCAGAACTAAAATTAGACCTTCCTAATCTCAAATCCTGACCCCTGCTCTGAACCGAATTAATTAGTTCGGGATTAACAGTTTATTTATGTCAATCAATTACCATATGCATATGTAACAATTTATGGATTTTGATGCTTTGCAGAAAGCAGTAATTTGGTGGACATATGATCCCGCAGAAAGGGATGCAAAATTAGCAAATGATGCATTGAAACAAAGGAGAGTAGGAGCTAAACAACTTCAAGTGATAGTTGAGATAGCATGTGCATCATCTCCTAAACATCTACAGGTAGATATCGCTATCAATTTCTAACACAAAAACAcgaattacaaaaataaactgcTTAACATGACTCATGATATTATTTTAGAGTCATTTATATATCATGTGAAATACATAAATCCTATAACATGATAATCGGTTTTGATATTCGCAGGAAGTGAGGAAGGCGTATTGCTCTCTTTTCGAATGTTCTCTTGAAGAAGCTATTACTTCGGTTGTTTCTATGCCCCTTCGGACGGTAAGCCAATTTCACTAGATAATATGTAAGGTTTGATATATTACGAGTCTCTTGAATTTGATCCAAAATCCGGATTGGTCTTTGAACTTATAAAGTATCTTGTTAACTTTCTACTTGCTTCAAGTGACATGATTAACTCTATAAGTACATGTGGTAAAACAACATTGGATTTGGGCAAATCGATATGTATATcagtttaagcaagttcaagaaGCCAAAAGATCACTCTAAACAAGTTCACGAGGGTCAATatgtcactttaaataaattaagattACTAATGTCATTTCCAACCATATACTCTATTTTTTTCCTACTTTATCTTCAATTATAGAGATACACGGTAACATTTCTCCAAccatctagttcatttataactctaaaagtattatttctattaataaataatattttattattattacattaattttatataccatttattatattaaatgatatttttattcttaaacAATTATTAAACCATAGAGTAAGACATTTTGGTACTTTATATATAAAGTATCATAAGTCTTACTCTAAAAATAAAGGTTTTAGAGTACCATTGGTGTATACTTTTactctaaaaataaattatggaGTATGATTGGAAATGACCTAATACCTCATTTTCAGCAAATTCAAAAATTCAGTGGGTCAATTGGCTTTTCAGTCAAGTTCAGAAGAAAAGAGTTCAAATGAatttttgcacctaatacctcATTTTCAGCAAATTCAAAAATTCAGTGGGTCAATTGGCTTTTTCAGTAAGTTCAGGAGAAAAAAGTTCAAATGAATTTTTGCAGCATGAACAACACAGGCTCATCCCACCAAGAAGACctgataccatgtcatagaACCAATATAACCAACAGCTCAAGCTTATAGTTAAAgctcaatcatagatcttataatagatcttatattaatctctagcCGAAACACCTATCCTCATCATTTAGTTAACCTTTaactaatttcttttttttggtcATTTggattttataatattatagTAACAGAAAATTCAAACCACTTTTAAATTCAGAAATATTAAATAACCCCTCTATATTTCATTTATGGACAAATATTTAGTCCAATTCATGAGTTGACTCAGTAATTAATATTAGTATTTGATATTTACAGGTTTTGCTGAGTTTGGTGAGATCTTTTAGGCATGATAAGGATGTTGTGAATACAAATTTAGCTGAGGAAGAGGCAAAGAAATTGCACAAAGCCATCAAAAGAAAACATTTAGACAATGAAGAACTAATTCTTATCCTCAGCATTAGGAATGTGTATCAGCTTAGAGCAACTTTCCAGTCTTACAAGCAGAAGTTTGGATCCTCTATTGACCAGGTTCATCTTCCActaccataaaaaaaaaaagggtaaacaatttattagtcccctagtttttacctaacacactgtttagtctccctattttaaaaaacacattataagatccctaacttttgccaatattaaccctttagTCCTTTTGTCttgtttttttagacttgtaaccgttatattttagcataaatagacatatataaaataacagggTAGCatgatcaacttgtattgtaatgcggttgtcctaaaagctaagatatgttcggttaaaaatctaaaaaaattgataaaagggccacaaggttaatattggtaaaagataaaggatcttaaaatgtgtttttcaaaacaggaggactaaacagtgtgttaggtaaaaactaggggactaataaattatttacccaaaaaaaaaaccttaattaGCGACGGAGGTTTCCGTCCGTAATGGAAAATCTTCTTAGCTTGTTTAGAAAATTATCTTACTATTCTATTAAGGCAATTAATTTCTGATACAACGACATAATTCACAGAGATAACCCGTTTGACGCAATTATCATTTTTGTGTAATTTATATCATAATCATGTAGAATGTACATGTCCATGGGTCGGACTGGGTTAGACTGGGCTTGGGCCCGGGCTGGGCTAGCCGGGCTCGGGCCAGGCCAACCAGGTTTTTATAGAAAATTTACAAGCTAGAGCCCAAGCTCGAGCTCAACAGTATGTTTAAGAGCTGCTCGAAAGCATCTTGTTAATTCTACTCATAAATATTGCTCGCGAACATCCCTTTAATTATTtccattaattatattaatttgaattttttttaacagaaactatatagttttgaaacctaCAAAGTTTACATAGAACTATGTTGATTTACATTTCCATCTTTATAGAAGTActactattaaaaaaataatcaaaccaAGCTTCCTCGCGAGcgtgttcatgaacattataatcgagcttgttcGTGAACCTATAATTGAGCCTGCTCACGAGCTTTCAAACCAAGTTTTTCCGTGGTCCAGCTCGTCTCATTTATAAATCGAACCAAACATGATCGAGCTTTTATCaaaccgctcatgagcggctggACTCATTTATAGCCCTAATCATAATTATGTGGAATATACATATCCATAAGCCAGTTTAGGCCGCGCTCAGCCCGGACCTAACATGcttttatgtaaaaatactcaACCAAGCCCTGCCCAATCCACTGTTAATTTAGACAGGCTTGGGTCTGGCTAGGCTTggacttaaaaatcaaatctcaaactCATCCTAGATAAGTCgacctaaaaaaatatacataatttttaattataaaaagtaaaatttatacttaaaaatgaatacataatatataaatgtataaattcactaattaaattaatatgacGGGTTTGGATGGATCGGCCTGTGCTATTTATATCAATCTCAAGCCCACTAAAAAATAGATAAAGCAGGCCTTGACCGGAGAGCCTAAGGTCAACTTTCCTTGTTCAAGTCCGGTCCAAGGAGCCCGGGCCTGAACAGGTACCCGAATCCGTGGATAAATCCATATAATACGACTATAACACGATAATTAGTTCCTATTTTCTTGATTTCTCTTGCAGGACTTAAAGAATTGTGGAAAGGGTGATTTGGAAACTCTATTGAGAGTGGCAGTTCTTTGCATAGGGTCTCCTACTACCCACTTTGCGGAGGTGATTGATTTAGTTCACTTGAGAttagataatttattattatttacatttttacATAACCCATTATTTAGATATCGTATT
The window above is part of the Euphorbia lathyris chromosome 3, ddEupLath1.1, whole genome shotgun sequence genome. Proteins encoded here:
- the LOC136224062 gene encoding annexin D3-like isoform X1, giving the protein MSAIILPDVVPPTTWDCESLRKAIQGRARRCTRFLALSPPVFTCCTPATGIHSGNDKKTIIKILGHRTANQRKVIRETYEKLYKESLIDNLQAKLSGDFGKAVIWWTYDPAERDAKLANDALKQRRVGAKQLQVIVEIACASSPKHLQEVRKAYCSLFECSLEEAITSVVSMPLRTVLLSLVRSFRHDKDVVNTNLAEEEAKKLHKAIKRKHLDNEELILILSIRNVYQLRATFQSYKQKFGSSIDQDLKNCGKGDLETLLRVAVLCIGSPTTHFAEVIGGSIIGLGTDEDTLSRAIIARAEIDMANMRPEYLNIFKHTMDEAILGDTSGDYKDFLMTLTGQGI
- the LOC136224062 gene encoding annexin D3-like isoform X2 — translated: MSAIILPDVVPPTTWDCESLRKAIQGNDKKTIIKILGHRTANQRKVIRETYEKLYKESLIDNLQAKLSGDFGKAVIWWTYDPAERDAKLANDALKQRRVGAKQLQVIVEIACASSPKHLQEVRKAYCSLFECSLEEAITSVVSMPLRTVLLSLVRSFRHDKDVVNTNLAEEEAKKLHKAIKRKHLDNEELILILSIRNVYQLRATFQSYKQKFGSSIDQDLKNCGKGDLETLLRVAVLCIGSPTTHFAEVIGGSIIGLGTDEDTLSRAIIARAEIDMANMRPEYLNIFKHTMDEAILGDTSGDYKDFLMTLTGQGI